TGCGCAGCTCAATTCGGTCGCCGAAAGTGCGGTGCGGTACGACGACGAGTCGCGCTCGGTGGTCACGCTGGATGGCACCAACGGGACCCGGCTGACCAACCTCGCTGCAGGTGCGGTGACAGCGGGTAGCAGGGATGCCATCACCGGTGGGCAACTGTTCGGTGCGATGTCGAGCACGGCCGAAGCACTGGGTGGAGGGGCGGGAGTCACGGCGTTCGGCAATCTCATCGCGCCCGTCTACACGGTACAGGGCGGCAACTACTTCAGCGTCGGTGACGCGATCGGTGCACTGGATGCGGAGATCGGCTCGCTCACCAGCCGTATGTCGTGGATGGAGCAGGACGTGGCGAGCGTCGCTGCGACCACTGCGGCGCTGCAGTCCGATGTGGCCGCGCTGCAGACACCACGTGACGCGAACGGCGATGCCAGTACCGATGTGGCAGCTCCCGATGCGGCCGCGGCAACTGCGGGGGATGCCAGCATCGCCATGGTTGACGACAGCGGCGTTGCTTCCGATGCGGATGCCGACGAGGTGCCGGCCGTGGGCACGGCGACGGTATCGGGGGCACCGCGTGCGATGTCGGTGGGTGGTCCCGTCCAGGTCGGCGGCGCGCAGGCGGCCGCCGCGGGTGGCGGCACGCTGACGGCTCCGGTGGGCACGGCGGGTACGGCCATCGGCGAGGGCGCCGTGGCCTCCGCCACCAATTCGGTGGCGCTGGGCGAAGGCTCGGTCGCCAACCGCGCCAACACCGTCTCGGTCGGCAGCACCGGCAACGAGCGCCAGGTGACCAACGTGGCCGCCGGCACGGTCGATACCGATGCCGCCAACGTGGGCCAGGTGCGCAGCACCGCGACCCAGACCCTGGGCTCGGCGAACGCCTACACGGATGCGAAGTTCGCCGCATGGGACGACAACTTCGAGGCATTCCGCGGCGACGTGGAACGCCGCTTCGACGATGTCGACCGCCGCATGGACCGCCAGGGCGCGATGAACGCCGCGATGCTCAACATGGCCACGAGCGCGGCGGGCGTACGCACGCAGAACCGGGTCGGCGTCGGCGTGGGCTTCCAGAGCGGCGAAAGCGCGCTGTCGATCGGTTACCAGCGGGCGATCAGCGAGCGCGCCACGGTGACCGTCGGCGGTGCCTTCAGCGGCGACGAGAAATCGGTCGGCCTCGGCGCGGGCTTCGGCTGGTGATGGTCAGGGGTGGTCGGCCCGCCGGCCGGCCGCCCGGTACGCGTCACGGGAATTCCAGACGGTCCGCGGCGGCGCGACGACGGACCGCACAAGCGCAGCACCCAACTCCAGAGAGGCACGAACGTGATGAAGCAGAGCAAGATCAGCATGGCGGTGGCGGCAGCGATCCTCGTCGGCAGCGTCGGCATGGGCGTATCCGCGTCCGACCGCATTGCCGGCACCCGCGTCAGCGAGCCGTCGACCGCCCCCGCGGTCGCCACCACCGGCGACCGCTACGTCGTGAAGTACCGTGATTCCGCGGCGCGCTCGCAGGCGGCCGCACTCAAGAACGCGCTCGGCCGCGCCGGCCTCGACCGCCCGCTGCAGGCCACGGCGAATGCATCCGCACGAGCCGCGGTCTCGGCGCAGGTGCTGCGGCGCACCGCAGCGCCGGGCTGGCACGTGGTCACCACCTCGCGTCGCCTGAGCGCGTCGGAATCGGCGAGCTTCCTGCGCGAACTCGCCGCCGATCCCGCGGTGGTCTCGGCCGAGCCCGACCTGCTGTACCAGCACATGGGCATGGCCGCCCCGGCGGCAGCGCCGAACGATCCGAACTACGCGCAGTACCAGTGGAACTTCTACAACCCGGCCGGCGGCGTACGCGCCGAGCAGGCATGGGAGACCTCGACCGGCGAAGGGGTGGTGGTGGCGGTGCTCGACACCGGCATCGTGCAGGGCACGCTCGACCTCGCCAACAACGTGATCCCCGGCTACGACATGATCAGCGACCGCCGGGTGTCGCGCCGTGCCACCGACGGCCGCGTGGCCGGTGGCTGGGACCTCGGTGACTGGGTGGAAGAGAACTACTGCACCCAGCTCGGCGCGCCGCCGCATCCGGCGGACGTCAGCTCGTGGCACGGCAGCCACGTCGCCGGCACCATCGCCCAGGAAACCAACAACGGCACCGGGCTGGCCGGCATCGCGCACGACGCGCAGGTGATGCCGATCCGCGTGCTGGGCTCGTGCGGCGGCTTCGGCAGCGACATCTCCGACGGCATGCTGTGGGCGGCGGGCATCAGCGTCCCGGGCCTGCCGGCCAACACCAACCCGGCCGAAGTCCTCAACATGAGCCTCGGCAGCGGCGGCCAGACCACCTGCCCGGCGCTGTACCAGGACGCGATCAACCAGGTCAACGCTGCCGGTTCGATCATCGTCGTCGCCGCCGGCAACGCCAACGGCAATGCGGCCAACTACACGATGTCGGCCTGCAATGGCGTCATCAGTGTCGGCGCCACCCGCATCACCGGCGGCAAGGCCGGCTACTCGAACTACGGCGCGCGCGTCGACCTGTCGGCGCCCGGTGGCGGTGGCTCGGTCGACGGCAACCCGAACGGCTACATCTGGCAGGTCACCAACGGCGGCCAGCAGGGCCCGGTCGCTGGCAACTGGATCCTGCGCGGCATGGCGGGCACCTCGATGGCGTCGCCGCATGTTGCCGCCGCCGCTGCGCTGGTGCAGGCGGTCGTCGACGAGCCGCTGGGCTGGCAGGACATGCGCGACCTGCTGAAGGAGACGGCGCGAGCGTTCCCGGTGGCGATCCCGGCCTCCACCCCGATGGGCGCAGGCATCCTCGACCTCGAGGCGCTGCTGGAGAAGGCCACCGAGGTGCCGTGCGATCCGGAAGTCGAGGTGTGCGGGCCGGATGCGACCACGATCCAGAACAAGGTGCCGGTGCCGGGCCTGAGCGGTGCGGCGGGTTCGGAGGTGCTCTACGCGATCGAAGTTCCCGCAGGCGTCAGCGGGCCGCTGAG
This portion of the Luteimonas yindakuii genome encodes:
- a CDS encoding S8 family serine peptidase: MKQSKISMAVAAAILVGSVGMGVSASDRIAGTRVSEPSTAPAVATTGDRYVVKYRDSAARSQAAALKNALGRAGLDRPLQATANASARAAVSAQVLRRTAAPGWHVVTTSRRLSASESASFLRELAADPAVVSAEPDLLYQHMGMAAPAAAPNDPNYAQYQWNFYNPAGGVRAEQAWETSTGEGVVVAVLDTGIVQGTLDLANNVIPGYDMISDRRVSRRATDGRVAGGWDLGDWVEENYCTQLGAPPHPADVSSWHGSHVAGTIAQETNNGTGLAGIAHDAQVMPIRVLGSCGGFGSDISDGMLWAAGISVPGLPANTNPAEVLNMSLGSGGQTTCPALYQDAINQVNAAGSIIVVAAGNANGNAANYTMSACNGVISVGATRITGGKAGYSNYGARVDLSAPGGGGSVDGNPNGYIWQVTNGGQQGPVAGNWILRGMAGTSMASPHVAAAAALVQAVVDEPLGWQDMRDLLKETARAFPVAIPASTPMGAGILDLEALLEKATEVPCDPEVEVCGPDATTIQNKVPVPGLSGAAGSEVLYAIEVPAGVSGPLSISTSGGSGDVSLYVSFDEEPSAGDADYSSTRPGNSETVRVANPQAGTYYIKLVGVRAYSNVTLQARHN